The following proteins are encoded in a genomic region of Coffea eugenioides isolate CCC68of chromosome 6, Ceug_1.0, whole genome shotgun sequence:
- the LOC113773820 gene encoding LRR receptor-like serine/threonine-protein kinase GSO1 — MAAGNSNVTTDQLALLALRDRMINSEPREILAKNWSTTSSVCDWIGVTCGSRHHRVTVLNISNMNLTGTLPPQLGNLSFLVSLNISRNNFHGELPGELVHLRRLRYLDFGINNLGGELPSWFGFLYKLQFLSLGNNSFMGSIPPSISNMSNLETLLLSFNFIEGTVPIEFQNLHNLKNLLIEYNQLSGPLPLHVFNLSSLEIISFMHNSLSGILPDDVCQRLQKLTWLSLEYNNLIGRIPSTVSQCSLLRYLALSENRLSGPIPMGIANLTMLEELYLESNNLTGKMY; from the coding sequence ATGGCTGCCGGCAACAGTAATGTTACAACGGATCAATTAGCGCTTCTTGCGCTAAGAGATCGCATGATCAATTCAGAGCCTCGAGAAATCTTGGCAAAAAACTGGTCCACTACCTCCTCTGTTTGTGATTGGATAGGGGTCACCTGCGGCTCTCGACACCACCGAGTGACTGTCTTGAATATCTCAAATATGAACCTTACTGGTACCTTACCTCCTCAACTTGGGAACCTGTCCTTTCTGGTTTCCCTTAACATTAGCAGGAACAATTTCCATGGAGAATTGCCTGGTGAGTTAGTTCACTTGCGCAGATTGAGATACCTTGATTTTGGGATCAACAATCTCGGTGGAGAGCTTCCCTCCTGGTTTGGTTTTTTATACAAACTCCAATTCCTGTCTCTTGGAAACAATAGCTTTATGGGTTCCATCCCGCCTTCCATCTCTAACATGTCAAACTTGGAGACGCTACTGCTGTCTTTCAATTTCATTGAGGGGACCGTTCCAATAGAATTTCAGAATCTTCATAATTTGAAGAATTTGCTTATTGAGTATAACCAGCTTTCTGGTCCTTTGCCTCTCCATGTTTTCAATCTTTCCTCACTGGAAATAATTTCCTTCATGCATAACAGCCTATCAGGCATTCTTCCGGACGACGTCTGTCAGCGTCTTCAGAAACTTACATGGCTTAGTCTAGAATACAACAATTTGATTGGTCGAATACCGTCAACAGTGTCTCAGTGTTCACTGCTTCGGTATCTTGCCTTGTCTGAGAACCGTTTAAGTGGACCGATACCCATGGGAATTGCGAACTTGACAATGCTGGAGGAACTATACCTGGAGAGCAACAATTTAACAGGTAAAATGTATTAG